Part of the Brassica oleracea var. oleracea cultivar TO1000 chromosome C8, BOL, whole genome shotgun sequence genome is shown below.
GAACGAGAGGTAGATTTGGAGAATATGGATTTGGGTTTAGTGGAAGGGAATAATTTTGACTCCGATGTGGGTATGGGGTTGGAGGATCACCATTATGATAATGCTAGTATAAGGAATCATGAGAGTTTGGGGGTTGAGTCTCACGTAATTGATGAGGAGGAGATGGAGGAAGAGGTTCAAATGCAGGAGGTTATGATTGAGAATCCCGAGGAAAAGAAGAAGATAGAGGATATGGAAGGGAAATATGGGATCACTGGAGAGGTGGAGAAGCGACAGGGAACTCGTAAAAAGGCAGTTAAGGCGTCGATGGGTGCTGCAGCTTCCAACAAATTGAAGATGGCTCAGTTGGTGGTGGCCAAACGTTCGGTAGCCAAACCAGGCATTCGTCATGGTGATCACTCTAAGCATGGAGAGGAAAAGGGCACATCAGGTCCAAAGTATGAGCCTGCAAAGCAAGCAAAAGAACCATGAATCAAAGCGTATTGACAGAGAAGTTACTTGGGCATGCTACGGTTAATGTTTTTTTTACAGCTTCAATAAGCTCGCTGAGAATTTGTATTTGTTTTTTCTTGGATTTTCTGTTGTTTTATGGTTGTTTCCTGTTATCTTGGGCTGTGGAATGGCCTTTCAATATGGTTGCTAAAAGGAATAAAAACGGCTTGTTAGTGAGTCATTGGTGGCATTTCTTTATGTTAAGAGTTGTAGATATCAGAGAGTATGGGATAAGTTTTTTTATTTGTATGATTCCTTATCGAGAACAAGATCTATGGTTCACTTTATTGGTATGGTATGGGATTGTTACTGATCATCGGGGGCGAGTTTGGGCTATATCATTAACATTAATGGGATTAGTATGCTTGGTTTCTTTACACTATGCATACTCAGGAGTGCGTCGAATGCAAGGGACGAGTTCCTGGTTTCAAGTGTACGAGCGTTTTGGGAGTAGAAAAGAAAATGGACTAAATTAGTTTTCATTTTGCGAACATAAGATCATCTGTTGTGGTGGTGGTAATTCAAGGAAAGGAAAGTAATAAGCTCACCTTAAAATCACACATTTACAAACCCCAGATCAGCTTGAGAAGCCCCAGAAGAAAAAGAAAATATATGATGATAAGTAAAAATGAGGCTTAAGAGACTTATGTCTACTTCTAGATCAAGAACTAACATCAGGTTGGTATTTCTTATATTTGTATGCTGATATTATTTTTGGATCAACATACGCTTTTGTAGATTTTCTTAAAAATAAAAACTTTAGAATCATGAAATATTTAAGCCAAAAAGTGCAGCATTGAAAGTGAAAAAAAAAACACGTGAACTATCTACAAGTAAAGTTGATATTTTAGTGGTATGTTATAAGATATTAACATCAAAATCTATTTTTCAAGTGTTCCACTAATAAATCTTAAAATAAAATTTATTTTCACAGTAAATTATAAGTATTCTATATAATTAAAATATATATAAATAATAATGTCCGTGCATAGTGCGGGAGTAATACTAGTTTAAAATAAAATAAGTAATATTAAAACACTCTATAAAGAATATGACATGGAAATCTATAATCAATGTTTTATAAAAGGAAAAAAAAAAAAAGGAGAAAAGGTGAATAAAATATTATAAATATAACAAGAATATCATTGTAAACTTTTTTTTGATCAATAATAGTATCATTGTAAACTTATAAGCATTTATTTTATACTATAAAATTATTAATTCAACCAACAAAAAATTGAGCATAAATTAACTTACTAATGATACCAATAAACCCTCACTGCTATAATTAAAACACGTGTTATCTTTTACAGATGCAAACATTTTTAAAAATATGAATTCATTATGGTGGTATACCAACCTCCTGTTCTGGGTCAGGAAATTTATTTGGCAGCCATTAGTATCGTGCACAAATAACTTGGCCCTTAATTGGTTGGAGAACAATGGGTCAATTACCCCACCATTAATTATGAAGTTGATCTTCTCATTTCGATGAATACTGAGGCGCGCGATTATGTGTTGTGTTTATGATCACCAAAATTAAAATAATTATTTTTCTCTTGATATGATTTCAACGATATGGTGTTTGCTTGTTTGGCCAAGTACACTAGCTCATACTTTACCCAACTTTCTAAAAAACGTTGCTAGCTTTTGGAAATTTGTCTAAAGATTTGAAACAGCTTCTACGGGGTTTCATTTAGAAAATGGATAATCATGACTATCAGCCTAGCTTTAGAAGAAAGTCATAAAGAAAAAGCTGATATAGTGCTTCTCATAAGTGGATACTGAATTTTTTAATTCACATATTTAGGTTATGGGTCTAATTAATAAAGAGTGTAGATACGGTTTATGGTTTGTAAGAATTCACTTTATATGTAATTGTGCATAAACAAAAGTATTTAAGGGAATGTATTCAATTAAACATGAAAAATAATTTGACGACCTGTTAGTTTATTCGCTTGTCATTTCCATACCACCTACAAGTTTCATCCAAATAATTAATTTAATATTGAAAAAATAATTTAATATTTTTTGTTGAGTTTTTGGATGAACATTTGGATTAGGGGTATTCATTTGGCTTTTGGTTCAGTTCTTTTCATTTATATTTTTTGTTAATAAAATTGGCTACCGTAATAGTACCATAACTATTTTGGTTTATTCTGGTCTAAATAACATTGATTTTTGATCAATCAGTTTTATACAAAAACCATAGTTAAATTTATATTTTTTTAAATATAAATTTATTTATATAAAGTAAAACCTACTACAACATAAAAAATTCTTGTTTAATATATTATTTTAAATTAGTTAATAGATATTAATAATGAAAATAAAAATTTATTAAAAATAATAATATTTTGTTATTTTTAATATTATCAAATAAATAAGATATATCATAATAAATAAATTTCACCATACAATTTTTAATAATAATTTGTTTAAAAACTATGAAATTAAAATAAAAATAAAATAATTTTAACTTTAAAAAAAATAATAGTAGCAAAATCAAAGTTTTAAATCAAGACTATATTAACAAAATAACTTATATCTGTATAAGTACTATTACTTATATTATGAATTTTACATATAACTATACTACTATCTCCTACTATAATGTAATATATCGGTTTTAGTCTATTTAATCGGTTAATAACTTAACAATATTCACATACTGCAGGTGTGTAGACAATGACATCCATATTCCTTATTTTGGTTTTGTTTTGGTTGGTTTATATTCACTGAATTGAACATTCATGTTTGGACAGAGAATCTGAATTCTTATACCTTTTTATTCAATATAAATGAGTTTCATAAAATGAGTAAAATACATATACTTAAATCTTAAATAATTTTTACAAGTTAATTTTGAAGTTTTAGTAAAATTTATAATTTGTTGTAAAAGAAAATTTTACGCTTTTATGGTGCGATATTTAATTTTTTGCATGATATTATATTTTCTGGTATTGAAGAAAAAATATAATTTTATAAATTTGGCATAAAATTGAAAATGGGAGGAAAATATAATATATTTTTGAAGGTAAATGTTATTTTGAAATCTAGCAAAAAAATTGCGATCTTATGATTCTAACATCAAGATATAATTTTGGTTTTTGGCGAGAATTTTTTTTTGTGGTTTTCATGACAAAATGTGTTCACATAGTTCTTGCAGAAAACATATTCTTGGGGAAAAACAATTTTACAAGTTTTATGAAAAATAAGAATTTGCAGTTTTGGTTGACCAATGTGATTTATCTGTTCTAATGCAATTCTGATGAAATTGTGGTTTTGACAAATTGTGGTTTTGAAATTTTGACAAAAAATGTAATATTACAATTTTAAATGAAAAATATAATTTTTGTGATTATGCAAAATTGTGATTTTGGTAGGATTTGTTTTCACTTTTGGTAGAAAAAATATAATTTTACAGTTTTGTAGTTTTGGTGAAAGAATGTGATACCGTTTTAATTAGAAAATTTGACTTCACAATTTTCTCAAAAATAATATTTGATGTGATTAACGAAAAATGTGATGTTGTAATTTTGACAGAAAATATAGTTTTATACTCCTTCTGTTTTTAAAAGATGCATATTCTACACTTTTCACATATATTAAGAAAACTCATTAAATATGCATTGTTTTTTGTGAATAACAATTTTTCATAACTTTTAGCCAATATAAATTTAATAAACACTATTAATTTTTTTGAAGCTTACATTTTTTCATAAACTCATAGATTGAAAAAGTAAAAAATGTATCTTTTTGAAACAATTTTTTTTCTAGAACATACATATAATTTATGTCATATTTATTGTTTATTTAAATTTATATCTAATTTTCCTACCAAAAAAAATTTATATCTAATTTTTTTAATTTGTATTTTAAAACGAAAAATATTTTTTTTTATAAAAATCTTCTTTATTTTTTATTTTTTTGGAATTTTAAAGATCTTATTAAGTTTTTAGAGAATATTTTTATATTCAATCAGTACCAAATAAAAGTAAACATGTTAGTAAGTACATTGAAAGTTCCACTGACCTAGTGGTTAAAGACCTTGTCATTTGACCAAATAACTTGGGTTCGAATCCAGGGGTATACATATTTTTAATTTCAAATCATGTAAAACGACGTCGTTTCATCTCATTTGAAAACGACGCCGTTTCACTTAACGCCAACAATCCGTTTCACTTAACGCCAATAATAAACGACGTCAAATATTTCTGTTAAATTTGTTGACGGCGTGCTAAATTGGCAAGTCAGCGAAAACATTGTTAATTAATTCTAAAGTCAATGAAAGTTTGGTGTTTTTTTTTGTCAGCCTAAAAGTTCATGTTTCTTTTGGCAATTCATGCAAAGTTAAGGTTTTTTTTGGCCGAATTCTCATTTATCCATATGCATCAATGTGGTTTATCGAAAAGATTTTATACCCAAAAACTCCCTTGTTTTTTTCAAAAACAAATAGTATTAATTCTAGTAGACAAAATGTCCTCGTAAATTTACCTTTGCGTTTCAAAAGTAAGACCTTCTCGAACGACACGGAGCAAGTGAGGAAGTGAGCAAGTGAGTGGGGATCAGTCAAAGTAATGCATGCATTGGGTCTAATTTTTTTTCTTTGAGATTATCGATCCGGAATCAAAAGAAAAATATTAATTCTGTTAAACAAAATGTCCTCGTAAATTTACCTTGTGTGTTAAAAGTAAGACCTTCTCGAACGACACGGAGCAAGTCAGCAAGTGAGTGGGGATCAGTCAAAGCAATGCATGCACTGGGTCTAATTATTTTTCTTTGAGATTATCGATTCGGAGTAAATATGTGCTATGATTTCCAAAGTATCATTTGACTCCTCTATCATGCATGTAGCTCCGTTCCTCATTTTTTTTTTTTGAAAAACTTTGTTCTTCATTAATAACACAATTTTAAAAGTATCATTCAAATCATTTGTCTTATCCCATGATGCTCTTGTAGTGTACACATTACAAGAAAATACTCAATTTCCAACGAGAAACGTTGGAATAAAATTTTGAGAAATTTTGAGAAATTTGTCAGAAATTTCCCATAAAATAACAATATACCATCTGTTAAGCTGTTGCAATTTTCGATGAGTTTTCGATAAAAAGACAAATAAGTCGAAATTCATTGAGAATTCTCGATAGAGTTTACAACCACTATGTATCCGTTTGAAAAATTTAAATTTCCAACAAAATGATATTTTTTCGTAATCCGCCGGAAATCTTTCAAATATCCATCAAGAATTAGGTTACATTATCTATGAATATCACATCTCTTCATTCAGAACAAAGTAAAAAATATATATGTTTTCTAATTATTTTCATTCGTAGATGGATAAATCTACTATAGATCCATAGAAAACAATTATTTACAGATAAATATATATATATGGTATTACTGAATTCATAGCGTTGTCTCAACAAATCAACAACCTCGTTCTCGAGGTATTTTAGAAACATTTCATTGACATATTTTCAATTTTATCATCATTTTTAGGAGGTGGTTCCGAATAAAAAATGTCGTTTAATCGGGTTAGATTGTGGAACACACTTTTTCGTCGATGCAAGTTTCGTATATTAATCCCCAAATTGGCTCAATCAATTGGAGAACCAAAATGCAACTATATTTTCACAGTTGGCAAAAAAGCAAAATCTTGTCGAGAAGATGAGCCATAATTTCGGCTACGACTTCTAAATCTTTTCATTATTATTCGAACTAGTGGTTTGATGGATCATTACCCTGATGCTATGTTGCAGGGAAGCTTCATCGTCCGTTTCCAGCTTCCGAAACAGAATCGGAATCATAACTTTGTGGAAATTTAAGGAATCTCGCTTCCAAAACGCTTTTAAAATATTCTCTTTGAAAACAAGTTGGAAACACAATTCCGTTTTGGAATCACGCTTCTGTTCTTTAAAAAAATACAATGTCTTATATCAAAAAAAATATAAAATTATAGTTTTAAATTTATATAAAATCTAAATTTTAATAGTATTGAATAGAGAAAATATAAATATACAAATATTAAAATTAATACTATAAATTATATTTACGGATTGAGGTTTTTATTAAAGATAAATCATACATTCAAATATATTATGTCAATTAATGATAAGGTATTAAAAATAATTAATATAATAATTTATTTTAAATTTAATTTATGTGTATTTTCACAGTTTTAATATGAAATCATTACAAAATTATTATAAATGAATAAATGCTTTATTTTAAATTTAAACCATATAAATTTTAGCTCTAGATTTTTTTAAAAATTCTTACATATATATATATATATATATATATATATATATATATGTATATGGATACGCTTCTAACACGTACATGCTTCCTAATTTTTTTTTAAATCCCGTTTCTGCGCTTCCATACGCTTTCGTTTCCACGTACCCGCTTCTGTTTCCATGTAGGCCCTGATGATATAGTAGAAAAGCTTTTCCTATTTCGCAGAATGAGGAAAAAAAATTGTTTTTATATTAAAAACTTGTATGTATTTAAATTTTAACTATGAGTTTTGATTAATTATTTTCTTAAATATTTTAGATTATTATACTAAATTTTAAAAATAAAAAATTACTAATTTTTGACACATTTTCAATGAAAAGTCCATAGGAAAGTTTTTTGGGAATTCTTTTTAAAAAAATTATGTACCACAGCCGTCGAGAAGTTTTAACAATTTATTTTTATAAATGTTTTTGTTGGAAATTTTTTAAAAATTAGTCTCTCAGAAATTTGTAGCTATTCTTTGAAATTGTTTTGATGAATTCTTTACCAACGAAATAATCTCGACAAACACGTTTTGTCGGGAATCCATACGAATGCATATTCCCGACGGATATATCTATTAGAAAGAAAACGCATTTTTTCAATTTTCGTCATTATTGTTTCTAAGTTAAGCTTTTTTTACTTAACATTCTAAGCTTAAGCTTGATAGAGTAGTGTAAATCTAAGAGAATTGTGTCATGCAATTTTATTTTTAAAACTATTTATTTACTTTATTTACTTTTCTATGGAATGTAATAAATCGAAAAAATATTAGTTTCAATTGGCTACCACAATTTAGGAAAACATGATGTGGGACTTTTCATTCCTAAAATTTTATGTCATTCATGTTGAAGTTTTTGTCATATATCGATTCATGGGTCCTATTTTCGATTCCTCTAATTTCTTTATGAATGAGAAAATTGTGAAGAAAAAAAATCATTCTCCAATTTCTATGAGGAATGAAATGAACACAAATTTATATATTTTGGGCTTTTTTCATAATTTATATTCATTACTTTATTCCATTTTCCATTCAATTCAACAGTTAACAATTGAATTCTTAAGAGTTAAAAATATGGATTTAAACATTAAGGATTTTAAAACTGTTTATTTTTTCATTTAAAACTATAAAAAGCTTTAAACAAACTCATCCGTATACTAAAAGGAGATTCCACAAACGTGAATATTCATTTTGAAATTTTCAACTCAGTTTCGCGCAAATTCGGGTGTAAAATTAAATGGGTAAATTTATTAAAGTCAAAGATTATAAAATGGTGGGTGGGTAACTTAAAAAAAAAAAAAACGGTCAAATGATGTCGCGACTAAGTTCGATGTAAGATCAATGGCCTTTTGTATATTTTAGAATATTATTTACAGTCTTAAAATTTTTAAATTGCATTAATCCTTTTTAATTCGCCAAAGGTCTAAAACAAATTATTGAAGAGTACCACAATACTTCGTGAGAATGACCTCCGTTTCTATATATATTTTTTTTTTTTTGTTTAACCAGGTGTTGACCAGCCTTCGACCAGCCCACCACTTAGGCCCGGCGCCAGCCTGTGCTTGTACCGGTTAGGGCCCTGGGCACGCCTCCCCCTCCCCGCGAGTCGAACAGCCGACCTCCCCTCCCCAAAGAGGAGGTAGTACCACTGGACTACGAGGTCCTGAGTCTCCGTTTCTATATTTGAAAACTTTTTTTTTTGAACAACCTATAATATGATGAAAGTAATATATTTCTATAAATATTCTCTCGGTTAAAATATTATTGTATACTATTACTCTTGAATTCTCTTTCTAATTCCGAAAATGACAGGGATTATAATTAATCTACAAAACAAGGTTTTAGTTCTATTTATAATTCTATTTGTATCATTAGTATTTTATTTTTTTGAACATTGGCTTATTTTTATCATTATTTTCAAATAGAATTAAAATGATAAAAGTCTACTTAATGTATAAACTAATAAGTCAGTTGTCAAAAAAAAAACTAATAAGTCCAGTATAAAGACAAGTAGACTGATTATTATAAAAAAAAAGTAGTTTTTTTTGTGCGACATAAAAAAAAAGTAGATTGATTATTAAAAAAGAAAGGTATATTGATTATTATATATAGAGAGAGTTGGGTGTGAACATAAGGTAGAACTCATTACTCTCGTCAAAGAAAAATAATCTATGGCTTCTTTGCGATTCTCTGTCACCTTCCCCGCCCTCTTCTCCCTCCTCCTCTCTCTGGTATGTTTATGTACCTCTCTATATGAGTATGTGTGTTTTATAAAAAACTTTATTTTGAAAGCATTATTCCTGGGCTGCTTCTTGAACAGTATATAAATGCTACACAATGACAAGTCTTGCAACATATCAGATCATTCGCAATAAGTTTCTTCATGGCTCTTATATTGTTTTTAAAAAAAATTCTTTCTTCAATCGGATAAAAAGTAATCTAAACATAGTATGAGAATCTTAATATTATATATATATATATATATGGAAATATACTCCTTCTTAAATTTAAAATTTTTTAGGTAAAAGACAAAGTTACTTTTTATCTAAAAAGTATCATTAAAATTTAAAATTTAAAATTATTCAACCAATTACAAAATAAAACTATTAAATTTGTTGGTTACAAAGTTTTTGATAAACTTAAAGGTACCTAGAAATATGGGAACATCCTACATATTGAAACATAAAAACTAGTATAAACATCTTATATTAAGAACAGAGGGAGTATTACTTTTAGAACTTTTGCAAAACTATATTTTTTTCTAGAAAATTCTAGAATATGACTTTTAAATTTTTGAAAATTGAAAGTAAAAATTTCAGTATTATTCTTTTGAAGTTTTCGTCTCTAATTACCTTGAAACGGTTTTGTGTTAGTGGGTCGTGGACGCATGCACGTCAAGAAAGCTGATATCAAACAATGAACAAGAAGGTCAAAATATCAGCCATTTGTTTAAAGATGGTGAATTCGAGGATCCTACTATGTACATGTTTTTCAAAATCAGTGATCTTAAATTAGGAACCAAGTTGCCCATTTACTTCAACAAAAACGATCTTCGAAAAGTTCCTCCACTTCTCACAAGACAAGAAGCTGATCTCATCCCTTTCAGTGAGTCTAACCTTGACTTCCTTCTCAACCACTTCTCTATCTCCAAAGACTCTCCTCAAGGGGAAGCCATGAAGGAGACTTTGCAACGTTGTGATTTCAAAGCTATTGAAGGAGAGTATAAGTTTTGTGGTACTTCTTTGGAGTCAATGCTTGATCTTGCCAAGAAAACAATAGCGTCTAATGCTGATCTCAAGGTCATGACGACTAAAGTAATGGTACCGGACCAAAATAGAATAAGCTATGCTTTGCATAACTATACATTCGCGGAGGTTCCTAAGGAGCTAGATGGGATTAAGGTCTTGGGGTGTCATAGAATGCCATACCCTTATGTAGTTTACTATTGCCATGGTCATAAAAGTGGAACCAAAGTATTTGAGGTTAATCTGATGAGTGACGATGGGATACAACTAGTTGTGGGACCTGCGGTTTGCCACATGGATACGTCGATGTGGAACGCTGATCATGTGGCTTTTAAGGTGTTGAAGATAGAGCCGAGGTCCGCACCGGTTTGTCACTTCTTCCCTCTTGATAATATTGTGTGGGTATCAAAGTAGCTCTATTGGATATGAGTATTTGTATTCAAATAATTAATAACTATGGCTTGAAATATTTGTATTCTCTTTGTATTTGTAATGTTTGAAAGCCAGTTCAAAAAAAAAATATAAAAAATAAATAAGTCTTGTTGGCTTTGGTAATAGCTCTTTTGTGTGACTTGCATCCTATAACGTGAAAATATTAGTACAAAATTAAAGTAAAACACATATATATCTTGCGTCCAGATACACTAAACATCATACTAATTTAGTAATATATTAATATATCGCAAAAAAAATCCAAAATATTTTTGGTCAAAAAAATCCAAAATATTTACGACTGAAAATTATAATATTAATTTATCAGATATTAATTTATACTCCCTCAGTTTCAGAAAGATAAAAATTTTACTATTTTCACACATATTAATAAAACACATTAAACTACCATAAATTTATCATTTTCTGTAATTTTCAATTTTCAATAACTTTTAACCAATAGTAATTCAATAAAATCAACTAATTTTCTCGAAGTTTACATTTTTTTATAGAAAACACAAAAGTACATCTTTGTGAAACAATTTTTTTTCTAAAAAATCTATTTTAATGGAACGGAGGAAGTAGTATTTACTATAAAAAATTATAGTAATATTAGTTAAGCATATATTAATTTAAAAAAGTTGTGAATTTGGTCAATGAGATTTATGTCTGATCTAATACTCAAAAAAATATAATGACAATTACCCGACGATATCAAAGTTCAATTAAGACTTCTTATTTCTCGCATAATACTTTTCAGTGTATCGCTATTTTTAATTTTCATAAGAAGTTATTGCACTTAAATCGAAGAACGTTACATCAAAGAATTCAAGATCCATAGCAACAATCTAAAGTAACAAGTAACAATTCCGACCATTCATAGTATTATGTTATATATTTAAGACCCGACTAAGCCCACTACATGTTGTACTCTCTTAACTACATGTTGGACTCTCTTAACTTTGTTTTTGTTTTTGGGTTTTCTACCTTGGTTAACTAAGGGCGTTATTGGAACATGAATTTTTGTAGAATTTGATGATTTTAATAGTTGACAGGGTTTTACAAGTTAGTTAGATTTAACAAAATTTATCAAATATTTTTACACATATTTTCATTATTTGTGCATAGAGTTCTATTGATTGTTATTAACTTTTAAAGTAGAAAATTAATGGTGGTAGGAGAAAGAGAAAGAAAATCATTTTAATTAGTTTGTTATAATCAAATTTTCGTAAAGTCCAAATTTCTGAGTTTTTAATATTTTTTTTATTTTTGAGTACTAATAAAAACATGTTAATGATGACATTTTTTTTTGTTACACATCTCATATAGTTTTGTACCTTTTGTTTATTTATTAACAAATATATATATTATGTTATTAGTGGCTGAATAGTAGTTTATGCTCTGTCTGTTTATATAGTTTTGAAATTGTTTTAGAGTCATACATGTAAAATTACAGAAAAGTAGAAATTGTCTTTGTCGACTATGTTAAAGTTGTGATTTGTATTATTTCATAGATTTTAAAACTCTTATGGGTATAGATGATATTCTCAAAATTGAGTCTTATGGTAAAAACAAAAAAAAATTTGCATTCCAATAACAATAGAGTTTAATAAGATCTTTATATCAATGAATTTTTTTTTCTAATAATAAAGAATTTTGAATGGAATTTAAAAGTCTTCACCCCACTAAAAATAGATTCTATTCATATTTTTTATTAAAATCTCGTAAATATTTCATTCCAAAAATAAAAAAATTGGTTTTTTTGGAGATTTGATGCAATTACTA
Proteins encoded:
- the LOC106310512 gene encoding dehydration-responsive protein RD22, whose product is MASLRFSVTFPALFSLLLSLWVVDACTSRKLISNNEQEGQNISHLFKDGEFEDPTMYMFFKISDLKLGTKLPIYFNKNDLRKVPPLLTRQEADLIPFSESNLDFLLNHFSISKDSPQGEAMKETLQRCDFKAIEGEYKFCGTSLESMLDLAKKTIASNADLKVMTTKVMVPDQNRISYALHNYTFAEVPKELDGIKVLGCHRMPYPYVVYYCHGHKSGTKVFEVNLMSDDGIQLVVGPAVCHMDTSMWNADHVAFKVLKIEPRSAPVCHFFPLDNIVWVSK